In Pseudomonas lalkuanensis, the following are encoded in one genomic region:
- a CDS encoding PAS domain-containing protein codes for MINAKLLQLVIDASNDGIVVAEQEGEDNILIYVNAAFERLTGYARDEILYQDCRFLQGKDRNQLGIPAIRQAIRNGQPCRQILRNYRKDGSAFWNELSITPVFNESDQLTYFIGIQKDVTEQVEARQRVRELEEEVAGLKAELAELKR; via the coding sequence ATGATCAACGCCAAGCTGCTGCAACTGGTAATAGACGCGTCCAACGACGGTATCGTGGTCGCCGAGCAAGAGGGTGAAGACAACATCCTGATCTACGTCAATGCCGCCTTCGAGCGCCTCACCGGCTACGCTCGCGATGAAATCCTCTACCAGGACTGCCGGTTCCTCCAGGGCAAGGACCGCAATCAGCTGGGCATCCCCGCCATCCGCCAGGCCATCCGCAATGGCCAGCCGTGCCGGCAGATCCTGCGCAACTACCGCAAGGACGGCAGCGCCTTCTGGAACGAGCTGTCCATCACCCCGGTATTCAACGAGTCGGACCAGCTCACCTATTTCATCGGCATCCAGAAAGACGTTACCGAGCAGGTGGAAGCCCGCCAGCGGGTGCGCGAACTGGAAGAAGAAGTGGCTGGGCTCAAGGCAGAACTGGCGGAACTCAAGAGGTAG
- a CDS encoding MerR family transcriptional regulator, protein MTDSGASIASAAPKQEELFPIREVSRLTGVNPVTLRAWERRYGLIQPTRTESGHRLYSLADVEAVRSILAWIERGVSVSKVGKLLARSNAARLPVTPIHQDAASGEWNERRTQVRNAVSTLDEAELERVYGQVFSTYPLHVAFADVLMPVWQSLLLRQDEFGRGSEWVFFDSFLRARVLQRLQLSRNNQQQRVLLAPLPGQGRELELLVAGLLLGSGEVVVNVLGLGQPLAELALVCGKLQPQALVLFSNQPPADDLGQQLNRLALGLDCPMALAGETADLMSEELDGTPVACLGSEGRLMQRRLRQFLAGHLDT, encoded by the coding sequence ATGACCGACTCCGGTGCATCCATCGCCTCGGCCGCCCCGAAACAGGAAGAACTCTTCCCGATCCGGGAGGTTTCGCGCCTGACCGGGGTCAATCCGGTCACCCTGCGAGCCTGGGAACGGCGTTACGGACTGATCCAGCCGACCCGTACCGAAAGCGGCCACCGCCTGTATTCCCTGGCGGATGTCGAGGCGGTGCGCAGCATCCTCGCCTGGATCGAGCGCGGCGTTTCGGTGAGCAAGGTGGGCAAGCTGCTGGCCCGTAGCAATGCCGCCAGGCTGCCGGTGACACCGATCCACCAGGATGCGGCTTCGGGGGAATGGAACGAGCGCCGAACCCAGGTGCGCAACGCCGTCTCCACCCTGGACGAGGCCGAGCTGGAGCGGGTCTATGGCCAGGTGTTTTCCACTTATCCACTGCACGTGGCGTTCGCCGATGTGCTGATGCCGGTCTGGCAGTCGCTGCTGTTGCGCCAGGACGAGTTCGGTCGCGGCAGCGAATGGGTGTTCTTCGACAGCTTCCTGCGCGCCCGCGTCCTGCAGCGCCTGCAACTGTCGCGCAATAACCAGCAGCAGCGGGTGCTGCTGGCCCCCTTGCCGGGGCAGGGGCGCGAGCTGGAGTTGCTGGTGGCCGGCCTGTTGCTGGGCAGCGGCGAGGTGGTGGTGAACGTGCTCGGCCTGGGTCAGCCACTAGCGGAACTGGCGCTGGTGTGCGGCAAGCTGCAACCCCAGGCGCTGGTGCTGTTCTCCAACCAGCCGCCGGCCGACGACCTCGGCCAACAGCTCAACCGCCTGGCCCTGGGGCTGGACTGCCCCATGGCACTGGCCGGCGAAACCGCCGATCTGATGAGTGAGGAACTGGACGGCACCCCCGTGGCCTGCCTCGGCAGCGAGGGGCGACTGATGCAGCGCCGCCTTCGGCAGTTCCTGGCCGGGCATCTGGATACCTGA
- a CDS encoding antibiotic biosynthesis monooxygenase: protein MSADPVTLMVARRVARERYHDFMAWLREGEQLAADFPGYLGSGVLAPPPDDDEFQMIFRFTDEPTLAAWEHSASRRAWLERGAGLFEQPHEHRALGLDAWFGKAEQRPPRWKQSVAIWLAFFPVSLAFNLLFGGWLGDLPLALRIFLSTLALTPLMTYWFIPLSTRLLAPWLQSSRPAPVRGATAVQPR from the coding sequence ATGTCTGCCGATCCCGTCACCCTGATGGTGGCCCGCCGCGTCGCCCGCGAGCGCTACCACGACTTCATGGCCTGGCTGCGCGAAGGCGAGCAACTGGCCGCCGACTTCCCCGGATACCTCGGCTCTGGCGTGCTGGCACCGCCTCCGGATGACGACGAGTTCCAGATGATCTTCCGTTTCACCGACGAGCCGACCCTGGCCGCCTGGGAGCACTCCGCTTCGCGCCGCGCCTGGCTGGAGCGTGGCGCCGGACTGTTCGAGCAGCCCCATGAGCATCGCGCCCTCGGCCTGGATGCCTGGTTCGGCAAGGCCGAGCAGCGGCCGCCGCGCTGGAAGCAGAGCGTGGCCATCTGGCTGGCCTTCTTTCCCGTGTCCCTGGCCTTCAACCTGCTGTTCGGCGGCTGGCTGGGCGACCTGCCGCTGGCCCTGCGGATATTCCTCAGCACCCTGGCGCTGACGCCGCTGATGACTTATTGGTTCATCCCGCTTTCCACTCGCCTGCTGGCACCATGGCTGCAGTCGAGCCGCCCCGCCCCGGTCCGCGGCGCAACGGCGGTGCAACCCCGCTGA
- the folM gene encoding dihydromonapterin reductase: MSRPAPILITGASQRVGLYCAERLLDEGQPVIISYRTERDGVRHLRERGATALAADFSSEAGILAFIDELKGCTDSLRAIVHNASDWLTETPGHEADAFQRMFSVHMLAPYLINLHCEELLRRSSPADIIHLSDDVARRGSEKRIAYCASKAGLDNLTLSFAARFAPDIKVNGIAPALVMFNAEDDDAYRKKTLAKSALGIEPGPQVVYQALRYLLDNSYVTGTTLTLNGGRHLK, translated from the coding sequence ATGAGCCGACCCGCTCCCATCCTCATCACCGGCGCCAGCCAGCGCGTCGGCCTCTACTGTGCCGAACGTCTGCTGGACGAAGGCCAGCCGGTGATCATCAGCTACCGCACCGAACGCGACGGCGTGAGGCACCTGCGCGAACGCGGCGCCACGGCGCTCGCTGCGGACTTTTCCAGCGAAGCCGGCATCCTCGCCTTCATCGATGAGCTCAAGGGCTGCACCGACAGCCTGCGCGCCATCGTCCACAATGCGTCGGACTGGCTGACGGAAACGCCCGGCCACGAGGCCGACGCCTTCCAGCGCATGTTCAGCGTGCACATGCTGGCGCCCTACCTGATCAACCTGCATTGCGAGGAACTGCTGCGCCGCAGCAGCCCCGCGGACATCATCCACCTGAGCGACGATGTGGCGCGCCGGGGCAGCGAGAAGCGCATCGCCTACTGCGCCAGCAAGGCCGGGCTGGACAACCTCACACTGTCCTTCGCCGCCCGCTTCGCGCCAGACATCAAGGTCAACGGCATCGCCCCGGCACTGGTGATGTTCAATGCCGAAGACGATGACGCCTACCGCAAGAAGACCCTGGCCAAGTCGGCACTGGGCATCGAGCCCGGTCCGCAGGTGGTCTACCAGGCCCTGCGCTACCTCCTGGACAATTCCTACGTCACCGGAACGACCCTGACACTCAACGGCGGCCGCCACCTCAAGTAG
- the folE gene encoding GTP cyclohydrolase I FolE — protein MSDELDLYYREILRGLGEDPDREGLRETPKRAAKAMRYLCHGYEQNLDELVNGALFASDNDEMVTVKDIELYSLCEHHLLPFIGKAHVAYIPTGKVLGLSKVARIVDMFARRLQIQENLTRQVADAVQRVTGAAGVAVVIEAQHMCMMMRGVEKQNSVMSTSVMLGAFRESQNTRHEFLKLIGRSN, from the coding sequence ATGAGCGATGAACTGGACCTGTATTACCGGGAAATCCTGCGGGGGCTGGGGGAAGACCCAGACCGAGAAGGTCTGCGCGAAACCCCCAAGCGCGCCGCCAAGGCCATGCGCTACCTGTGCCACGGCTACGAGCAGAACCTGGACGAGCTCGTCAACGGCGCCCTCTTCGCCTCGGACAACGACGAGATGGTGACCGTGAAGGACATCGAGCTCTATTCCCTCTGCGAACACCATCTCCTGCCCTTCATCGGCAAGGCCCATGTGGCGTACATTCCCACCGGCAAAGTGCTGGGGCTGTCGAAGGTCGCCCGCATCGTCGACATGTTCGCGCGACGGCTGCAGATCCAGGAGAACCTCACCCGCCAGGTCGCCGATGCGGTGCAGCGGGTGACGGGCGCCGCCGGCGTGGCGGTGGTGATCGAAGCCCAGCACATGTGCATGATGATGCGCGGCGTGGAAAAGCAGAATTCGGTGATGAGCACCTCGGTGATGCTCGGAGCCTTCAGGGAATCCCAGAACACCCGCCACGAATTCCTGAAATTGATCGGACGGAGTAACTAG
- the folX gene encoding dihydroneopterin triphosphate 2'-epimerase, whose protein sequence is MPRLEPGMARIRVKDLRLRTFIGIKEEEILNKQDVLINLTILYPATEAVRDNDIDHALNYRTITKAIIRHVEENRFALLERLTQEILDLVMANPSVRYAEVEVDKPHALRFAESVSITLASHRE, encoded by the coding sequence ATGCCGAGACTGGAGCCCGGAATGGCGCGAATCCGCGTCAAGGACCTGCGCCTGCGCACCTTCATCGGAATCAAGGAGGAAGAAATCCTCAACAAGCAGGATGTGCTGATCAACCTCACCATCCTCTACCCGGCCACCGAGGCCGTACGCGACAACGACATCGACCACGCGCTGAACTACCGCACCATCACCAAGGCGATCATCCGCCACGTCGAAGAGAACCGCTTCGCCCTGCTGGAACGCCTGACCCAGGAAATCCTCGACCTGGTGATGGCCAACCCCAGCGTGCGCTACGCCGAGGTGGAGGTGGACAAGCCACACGCGCTGCGCTTCGCCGAATCGGTGTCGATCACACTTGCCAGCCATCGCGAGTAA
- a CDS encoding DUF1244 domain-containing protein — MTEQERLELEAAAFRSLVQHLRSRPDVQNIDLMNLAGFCRNCLSKWYKAAADDLGLEVTPDQAREEIYGMPYADWKAKYQKEASAGQQSAFNKANKE; from the coding sequence ATGACCGAGCAAGAACGCCTTGAACTCGAGGCCGCAGCCTTCCGCAGTCTGGTGCAACACCTGCGTAGCCGCCCCGATGTGCAGAACATCGACCTGATGAACCTCGCCGGCTTCTGCCGCAACTGCCTGTCGAAGTGGTACAAGGCCGCCGCCGACGACCTGGGCCTGGAAGTGACGCCAGACCAGGCCCGCGAAGAGATCTACGGCATGCCCTACGCCGACTGGAAGGCCAAGTACCAGAAAGAAGCCAGCGCCGGGCAACAATCGGCCTTCAACAAAGCGAACAAAGAATGA
- a CDS encoding HopJ type III effector protein: MSNLNDFRARLHSDQFLFAETLAFIAEGYDYQQSAFANGPVENAAGQNEGSCKTLGLALLEGFSLEETLLAFGEHYRSVLATPDGNDHGNIRALMSTGLAGVRFERPPLQRKA; encoded by the coding sequence ATGAGCAACCTGAACGACTTCCGCGCCCGCCTGCACAGCGACCAGTTCCTCTTCGCCGAGACCCTGGCCTTCATCGCCGAAGGCTACGACTACCAGCAGAGCGCCTTTGCCAACGGCCCGGTGGAAAACGCCGCCGGCCAGAACGAAGGCTCCTGCAAGACCCTCGGCCTGGCCTTGCTGGAAGGCTTCAGCCTGGAAGAAACCCTGCTGGCCTTCGGTGAGCATTACCGCTCCGTGCTGGCCACGCCGGATGGCAACGACCACGGCAACATCCGCGCCCTGATGAGCACGGGCCTGGCCGGCGTTCGCTTCGAGCGCCCGCCGCTACAACGCAAGGCCTGA
- a CDS encoding putative glycolipid-binding domain-containing protein has protein sequence MQQTLVWKPLTTSGVESLHLSMDEQGIHASSHLVQNRNGQSIAATYVLDSDPRWRFRHLWLKVENQGSRSLRLDRDIRGRWLLDGQRRHDLDQCQLVMLSATPFTHTPALQRCGLDTGQSEQLQVAYIDLPSLRVEARQLRYHCLRQQAQNSLYRCEAEGRKAIELTVDRQSLLLEAQGLYQRMSARTLSLNTWV, from the coding sequence ATGCAGCAAACCCTCGTATGGAAGCCCCTGACGACGTCCGGCGTGGAAAGCCTGCATCTTTCCATGGATGAACAGGGCATCCATGCCAGCAGCCATCTGGTGCAGAACCGCAACGGCCAGAGCATCGCCGCCACCTACGTGCTGGACAGCGACCCGCGCTGGCGCTTCCGCCATCTCTGGCTGAAGGTGGAAAACCAGGGCTCGCGCAGCCTGCGCCTTGACCGTGACATCCGCGGACGCTGGCTGCTTGACGGCCAGCGCCGCCACGACCTCGACCAGTGCCAGCTGGTGATGCTCTCCGCCACGCCCTTCACCCACACGCCGGCCCTGCAACGCTGCGGCCTGGACACAGGCCAGAGCGAGCAATTGCAGGTCGCCTACATCGACCTGCCGAGCCTGCGGGTGGAAGCCCGTCAATTGCGCTACCACTGCCTGCGCCAGCAAGCCCAGAACAGCCTCTATCGCTGCGAGGCGGAAGGCCGCAAGGCAATCGAACTGACCGTGGACCGCCAGTCCCTGCTGCTGGAAGCCCAAGGCCTCTACCAGCGTATGAGCGCGCGAACGCTGTCGTTGAATACCTGGGTCTGA
- the trxB gene encoding thioredoxin-disulfide reductase has translation MSEARHSRVIILGSGPAGYAAAVYAARANLKPLLITGMQAGGQLTTTTEVDNWPGDPHGLTGPALMQRMQEHAERFETEIVFDHINAVDLAGKPFTLVGDSGTYTCDALIIATGASARYLGLPSEEAFMGKGVSACATCDGFFYRNREVAVVGGGNTAVEEALYLANIASKVTLVHRRETFRAEKILQDKLMARVAEGKIVLKLNAEVDEVLGDDMGVTGVRLKRNDGGSDELKVDGLFVAIGHTPNTSLFEGQLALKDGYLVVNGGRDGNATATNIPGVFAAGDVADHVYRQAITSAGAGCMAALDVERYLDAQ, from the coding sequence ATGTCCGAAGCACGTCATTCGCGGGTCATCATCCTCGGTTCCGGCCCTGCCGGTTACGCCGCGGCTGTCTATGCCGCCCGCGCCAACCTCAAGCCGCTGCTGATCACCGGCATGCAGGCGGGCGGACAGCTGACCACCACCACCGAAGTCGACAACTGGCCCGGCGACCCCCACGGCCTCACCGGCCCGGCGCTGATGCAGCGCATGCAGGAACACGCCGAGCGTTTCGAGACCGAGATCGTCTTCGACCACATCAATGCCGTGGATCTGGCCGGCAAGCCGTTCACCCTGGTGGGTGACAGCGGCACCTACACCTGCGACGCGCTGATCATCGCCACCGGCGCCAGCGCCCGTTACCTGGGGCTGCCTTCGGAAGAGGCGTTCATGGGCAAGGGCGTTTCCGCCTGCGCCACCTGCGACGGCTTCTTCTACCGCAACCGTGAAGTGGCGGTGGTCGGTGGCGGCAACACCGCCGTGGAGGAGGCGCTGTACCTGGCCAACATCGCCAGCAAGGTGACCCTGGTGCACCGCCGCGAGACCTTCCGCGCCGAGAAGATCCTTCAGGACAAGCTGATGGCGCGGGTCGCCGAAGGCAAGATCGTCCTCAAGCTGAACGCGGAAGTGGACGAAGTGCTGGGCGATGACATGGGCGTCACCGGCGTGCGCCTGAAGCGCAATGACGGCGGCAGCGACGAGCTGAAGGTGGACGGCCTGTTCGTCGCCATCGGCCACACCCCGAACACCTCGCTGTTCGAAGGCCAGCTGGCGCTCAAGGACGGCTACCTGGTCGTCAACGGCGGCCGTGACGGCAACGCCACCGCCACCAACATTCCCGGCGTGTTCGCCGCCGGCGACGTGGCCGACCACGTCTACCGCCAGGCCATTACCTCGGCCGGTGCGGGTTGCATGGCTGCCCTGGACGTCGAGCGTTATCTCGACGCGCAATGA
- the cysZ gene encoding sulfate transporter CysZ has product MPAPALSGPQYLGEGLKLVLSPGLRLFVLLPLTVNLLLFAALIGFAVQEFSGWVDAFMPSLPEWLSFLQYLLWPLFVLLVLVLVFFSFTMLANIIAAPFNGFLAEKVEVVVRGKDEFPAFSWAELMAMIPRTLGRELRKLAYFLPRAGALLILSFIPVVNLVAAPLWIVFGVWMMAVQYIDYPADNHKLGWNEMLAWLREKRWQSLGFGGITYLALMIPFVNILMMPAAVAGATLFWVREGGDRHLVPEA; this is encoded by the coding sequence ATGCCTGCACCCGCACTTTCCGGACCGCAGTACCTCGGCGAAGGACTGAAACTGGTCCTCAGCCCCGGACTGCGCCTGTTCGTCCTGCTGCCGCTGACCGTCAACCTGCTGCTGTTCGCCGCCCTTATCGGTTTCGCCGTGCAGGAATTCAGCGGCTGGGTCGACGCCTTCATGCCCAGCCTCCCCGAATGGCTGAGCTTCCTCCAGTACCTGCTCTGGCCGCTCTTCGTGCTGCTGGTCCTGGTGCTGGTGTTCTTCAGCTTCACCATGCTGGCCAACATCATCGCCGCGCCGTTCAACGGCTTCCTCGCGGAAAAGGTGGAAGTGGTGGTACGCGGCAAGGACGAGTTCCCGGCTTTCAGTTGGGCCGAACTGATGGCGATGATCCCTCGCACCCTTGGCCGCGAGTTGCGCAAGCTGGCCTATTTCCTGCCACGGGCCGGCGCCCTGCTGATCCTCTCCTTCATCCCCGTCGTCAACCTGGTGGCCGCGCCGCTGTGGATCGTGTTCGGCGTCTGGATGATGGCGGTTCAGTACATCGACTACCCGGCGGACAACCACAAGCTGGGCTGGAACGAGATGCTCGCCTGGCTGCGCGAAAAGCGCTGGCAGAGCCTGGGTTTTGGCGGCATCACCTACCTGGCGCTGATGATTCCCTTCGTCAACATCCTGATGATGCCCGCCGCCGTGGCCGGCGCGACCCTGTTCTGGGTGCGCGAGGGTGGCGACAGGCACCTCGTCCCCGAGGCCTGA